The genome window AACCATGCTTAACAAGCTGTTTCTATTGATGTTGTTATCAGGCTTCGCTTTTGCACAAGGCGAAATAAACCTAACACTTTTGTCCAATTTCGATCCTTATCCATCGATCGGTTACAACGATTGTTGGGGCTACACCGCACCGGATGGCAAAGAATATGCATTTTTAGGTGTGTTAAATGGCACCAGCGTTGTGAACATCAGCGATCCCCTAAATCCGGTAGAGGTCGGTTTTGTGCCGTCTAACACCAGCACCTGGAAAGATATTAAAACGTATGATCACTATGCATATGTTGTTATCGATGCATCGGGAAATGGGCTGCAGGTGATTGATCTTTCCGATTTGCCCAACAGTGTATCATTGGTGAATACATTTACCGGTGGCGGGTTTGCGTCGTCACACAATATTTTTATCGATGAAAACAACGCCATTTTATACGCCCAGGGTGGTGGCGGAGTTCGGGTGATCAGTTTAGCAGACCCGGCAAACCCGGTTCAGTTGACCACTATTTCCGCACCCAGCGTTCACGATGTTTTTGCAACGGGTGATCGTCTTTATGTGTCCGAAGGATGGCAGTTTAGTTACAGCATTTGGGATGTCAGCGATCCGACAATCCCGGCGTTGTTGGGGCGATTCAATACACCCTCATCCGGTTATGCCCACAACGCCTGGGCAACAGACGACGGCAATTATCTGATGACCACAGAGGAAGTTCCGGCAGGTAAAACGGTAAAATTGTGGGATGTGCAAGATCCCCAAAACGCAACATTAATGGACGATTACATTGCGACAGCAACCAGCAGACCGCATAACGTGCATATCAAAGGGCAGTACGCATATCTCGCACATTATTGGGACGGGTTACGGATTCTCGACATTTCCGATCCTTCAAATATTTTGGAAGTGGCATCTTACGATACATATCCAGGGGTTGGCAGCAACTACGAAGGCAACTGGGGCGCGTTTCCTTATTTCAATTCCGGGAAAGTGCTGGCAAGTGATCGCACCTACGGATTGTTTATTTTCTATTTTGATGGCGCAAACATAACCGGATTGGATGATCCGCCGGCACAAAATCTGCCATCCGAATTCCAACTGGCGCAGAATTATCCGAACCCGTTCAACCCAGCAACTTCTATCGAATACAATTTGCCAGAATCCGGTGAAGTTATGTTGGATATTTTTGATATCACCGGAAAAAAAGTGCGCACACTCGTCAATCAGCGGCAAACTGCCGGAAGCCAATACCGCATCGTTTGGGACGCAACAGATGAAAACGGCAAAGCTGTCAGCTCCGGAATTTATTTTTATCGATTACAAGTTCGGGGGGAAACAGCCTCGTTTTCTCAAACGAAACGTATGGTTTACATGCGTTAATATTTTTGGCATAGCAAATAACTTATCAGAAAAGAAGCGGTTGCATCTACCGCTTCTTTTCTGGATCAATATTTTTACCACACCAACAGCGCGGTCCAAAACAATTACAGCGTATTTGCGAAATGGGGTCGGCTATTTCGAATTGCCCGATTTTTGTCCACCCTTACCTGCACCCTTTTTGCCCGGCTTTGGCTTGTTGCCATTGCTCGGACGTGTCCGCAAATAATCCTTTAAATGCTTCAAAATATCCGACATTATAACTCTCCTCGCAGCTCGTCAAATCCAACATCCATTGTTGTTTGAGTAGTAAATTATCGCCGCCTCCGGTTAAAATATTAGTCATAAACCGTTAATTGTCACGATTTAATTTGACAAAAACGTTAGGTGTGATGCGGGTCACTTGTGATAAAGTTGAGTTGCTCCGGTCGCACCAATTCCTTTGCCAAAAGCTCTCGCAAAACGGTTTCTGTCATATCGCTCATGAAAGGAAATTCGTATCGGATATCCAGCACATAGGCTTTTAGTCGCATTTTGAGGAGAGACCTGCCTTCATGAATTTCATTTTTGAAAATCACGACGATGGGTTTGTTGAGAAAAACATACCGGGATGTGGCAGCAGCAAGATAGGCTATTTCCCGGGTGCGCTCCAGATCGATCTGTGGCGGCAGAAAAAACTCCGCAACAACCTGACAATTCGATTCTCCGGCGTTGGCGTTGGAAACCGCCTGATTCATAATTTCGCCGTTGGGCACTGATACCAAATTGTCGTCCGGTGTAACAATTCGCACGGTTCTCAGTCCGATTTGCATTACTTCGCCGTAGTGCCCGGCAGCTTCAACTTTGTCGCCAACCTGAAACGGGCGATCGAACAAAATCATCAATCCGCCAAAAATATTCTTCAAAATATCTTGCGAAGCAAAGCCGATAGCAATTCCTGCAGATGCGGAAAACGCAATAATCGTTTCGATCGGCGGCGCTAAAACAACAACAATAATTTCATAAATTACGATAATCCAGCTAATAATCCGGATAGATGGAATCAAGCGTTTAATGGTCAATCGCAAATTTGGCCAACGCTCGGCGATTGCCTCCAACAATCGCGTAAACCAGCGGATGATGTAAAGCGCGATGAGCAGAATGATGATCGACCAGAAAATTTTCCCGAATGACAGCGAGAATTGGGGATCGGGCTGCGTTTTTTTGATGGCATCAACAATGCCGGTAGGATCGCCGGAGGATGTATCTGAGGCAACTGTTGCGCTGTCGTTTGCTGCGCTATCGATTGCTGATTTTTGAACCGAATCGGCTGTGGCGGCTAACGAATCCGTATTCGTCTGTTTCT of Calditrichia bacterium contains these proteins:
- a CDS encoding choice-of-anchor B family protein, which produces MKTMLNKLFLLMLLSGFAFAQGEINLTLLSNFDPYPSIGYNDCWGYTAPDGKEYAFLGVLNGTSVVNISDPLNPVEVGFVPSNTSTWKDIKTYDHYAYVVIDASGNGLQVIDLSDLPNSVSLVNTFTGGGFASSHNIFIDENNAILYAQGGGGVRVISLADPANPVQLTTISAPSVHDVFATGDRLYVSEGWQFSYSIWDVSDPTIPALLGRFNTPSSGYAHNAWATDDGNYLMTTEEVPAGKTVKLWDVQDPQNATLMDDYIATATSRPHNVHIKGQYAYLAHYWDGLRILDISDPSNILEVASYDTYPGVGSNYEGNWGAFPYFNSGKVLASDRTYGLFIFYFDGANITGLDDPPAQNLPSEFQLAQNYPNPFNPATSIEYNLPESGEVMLDIFDITGKKVRTLVNQRQTAGSQYRIVWDATDENGKAVSSGIYFYRLQVRGETASFSQTKRMVYMR
- a CDS encoding mechanosensitive ion channel, whose protein sequence is MKTLFYRFRYCSFRWIVCLLLVAGLATAIAQETGADSTAAQSRSVEPTPQPQQSVPEKNTPQPEKQTNTDSLAATADSVQKSAIDSAANDSATVASDTSSGDPTGIVDAIKKTQPDPQFSLSFGKIFWSIIILLIALYIIRWFTRLLEAIAERWPNLRLTIKRLIPSIRIISWIIVIYEIIVVVLAPPIETIIAFSASAGIAIGFASQDILKNIFGGLMILFDRPFQVGDKVEAAGHYGEVMQIGLRTVRIVTPDDNLVSVPNGEIMNQAVSNANAGESNCQVVAEFFLPPQIDLERTREIAYLAAATSRYVFLNKPIVVIFKNEIHEGRSLLKMRLKAYVLDIRYEFPFMSDMTETVLRELLAKELVRPEQLNFITSDPHHT